A genomic window from Microvirga sp. TS319 includes:
- a CDS encoding phasin: MATNPNQPYEIPAEMRDFAEKSVEQARKAIDGFMNAAQKTVDTFEGSANTVQASAKDATRKTFTYAEQNLSAAFDLAQRMVRAKDMQEAMQIQAEFVRTQFEAMQSQMKEFGSLAQSAMKQPGSKK, from the coding sequence ATGGCGACGAACCCGAACCAGCCTTACGAAATCCCCGCCGAAATGCGGGACTTCGCGGAAAAGAGCGTCGAGCAGGCCCGCAAGGCCATCGACGGCTTCATGAACGCGGCCCAGAAGACGGTCGACACCTTCGAAGGCTCGGCCAACACGGTCCAGGCCAGCGCGAAGGATGCCACCCGCAAGACCTTCACCTATGCCGAGCAGAACCTTTCGGCCGCGTTCGATCTCGCTCAGCGCATGGTGCGCGCCAAGGACATGCAGGAAGCCATGCAGATCCAGGCCGAGTTCGTGCGCACCCAGTTCGAGGCCATGCAGAGCCAGATGAAGGAATTCGGCTCGCTCGCCCAGTCGGCGATGAAGCAGCCGGGCTCGAAGAAGTAA
- a CDS encoding phasin family protein, whose amino-acid sequence MTETRKTRTRTAKSAPKADLIELAAKPAAEATEAMQAPEPAPAPKAFVSAAEPESEPFALSLRDQGEVIRRAMRETVAASAKGALEVNEKVIEALQIQGHAAIDLWRTALDNSRGPEGFKAQTGAARQAFEAATAPWKDVAEATARWMARSVEPLQSAFLRPTR is encoded by the coding sequence ATGACGGAAACCAGGAAGACCAGGACCCGCACCGCCAAGAGCGCGCCGAAGGCCGATCTCATCGAGCTGGCCGCGAAGCCCGCTGCCGAAGCGACGGAGGCGATGCAGGCCCCGGAACCCGCGCCCGCCCCGAAGGCCTTCGTGTCCGCCGCAGAGCCGGAGAGCGAGCCCTTCGCCTTGTCCCTGCGCGATCAGGGCGAGGTCATCCGCCGGGCGATGCGCGAAACGGTCGCCGCCTCCGCCAAGGGTGCTCTCGAGGTGAACGAAAAGGTCATCGAGGCCCTGCAGATCCAGGGTCACGCGGCCATCGACCTGTGGCGCACGGCGCTCGACAATTCCCGCGGGCCGGAAGGCTTCAAGGCTCAGACCGGCGCTGCCCGGCAGGCCTTCGAGGCGGCCACCGCCCCGTGGAAGGACGTCGCCGAGGCAACGGCCCGCTGGATGGCCCGGAGCGTAGAGCCGCTGCAATCGGCCTTTCTGCGGCCGACCCGCTGA
- a CDS encoding NUDIX hydrolase, with the protein MTGQAFPHSRVPVPAVIAVVVHEGRALLVRRANPPDAGRWGFPGGKIDFGETVADAAIRELREETGIVGEAQEVIATLDVLVPGDDGSIRQHYVLIAVRCRWLSGAPLAGDDALDARWFSLSELDPATLPMSADVDVIARQAEAMSRQVGGL; encoded by the coding sequence ATGACCGGCCAAGCCTTTCCTCATTCGCGCGTCCCCGTTCCGGCGGTCATCGCCGTCGTCGTTCACGAGGGACGCGCCCTTCTCGTGCGCAGAGCCAATCCGCCCGACGCGGGACGCTGGGGCTTCCCGGGCGGCAAGATCGATTTCGGCGAGACGGTCGCGGATGCCGCGATCCGGGAACTCCGGGAGGAGACCGGCATCGTCGGTGAGGCGCAGGAGGTCATCGCCACCCTGGACGTCCTGGTGCCCGGCGACGACGGGAGCATCCGCCAGCACTATGTCCTGATCGCCGTCCGGTGCCGCTGGCTTTCGGGCGCTCCCCTGGCCGGCGACGACGCGCTCGACGCGCGCTGGTTTTCTCTGTCCGAGCTCGATCCCGCAACGCTGCCCATGAGTGCGGACGTGGACGTGATCGCCCGGCAGGCCGAAGCCATGTCCCGACAGGTGGGTGGCCTCTGA
- a CDS encoding outer membrane protein, which translates to MRTLSLNLLAAAAAIGIASSAQAADLPSRYSPAPAYNALPVFTWSGFYAGVNLGYGRSTGASQYYDEAFNVTGGGRKSGFLGGIQGGYNYQLGMFVVGAEADLQYAAIGDKSATYRGINYRGEDDGYFGTVRARAGLALDRALVFGTLGFAYGNIGGNKGLDAALGYRRDSSVSGGWTMGGGVEYAVTDNFTAKVEGLYVNLDTSDSYALANRINIRRDTEFGVFRAGLNYKFN; encoded by the coding sequence ATGCGTACCCTCTCTCTCAATCTCCTCGCCGCCGCAGCCGCCATCGGCATCGCGTCCAGCGCCCAGGCCGCCGACCTGCCGTCCCGCTACTCCCCGGCCCCTGCCTACAATGCCCTGCCGGTCTTCACCTGGAGCGGTTTTTACGCCGGCGTGAACCTCGGCTACGGCCGCAGCACGGGCGCCAGCCAGTACTATGACGAGGCCTTCAACGTCACCGGCGGCGGACGCAAGAGCGGCTTCCTGGGCGGTATCCAGGGCGGCTACAACTACCAGCTCGGCATGTTCGTGGTCGGCGCCGAAGCCGACCTTCAATACGCTGCCATCGGCGACAAGAGCGCAACCTATCGCGGCATCAATTACCGGGGCGAGGACGACGGCTACTTCGGCACGGTCCGCGCCCGTGCGGGTCTTGCCCTCGATCGCGCTCTCGTGTTCGGCACGCTCGGCTTCGCCTATGGCAACATCGGCGGCAACAAGGGCCTCGACGCGGCGCTCGGCTACCGCCGCGACAGCAGCGTGAGCGGCGGCTGGACCATGGGTGGCGGCGTCGAATATGCCGTGACGGACAATTTCACCGCGAAGGTCGAAGGCCTCTACGTGAACCTCGACACGAGCGACAGCTATGCTCTCGCCAACCGCATCAACATCCGCCGCGACACGGAATTCGGCGTGTTCCGCGCCGGCCTGAACTACAAGTTCAACTAG
- a CDS encoding EAL domain-containing protein: protein MTTDCVFFLDRNWRFTFCNARAATELAANADILGACIWDRFPQLVGTIFEDNYRRAVAERSTRIFEAYFEALSSWYEVHATPVGDDLMVIFRNINDRRAVAEAFQEREQQLATVFGQTMVGILHRDLNERVLMVNQRFCDMVGRSGEELDGLPMSAFTHPDDVASNAAQFRKHLESATPFQVEKRYMRPDGTAVWCAVNVSFVRDDAGKPVSSIAVAEDIHARKTAEEKAHESQRQLASFIDNLPGIVYQGDIAAPWRFTLISEGAETLTEYTASEFLQGKVRWGEIVHPDDLQTVEDAVLASIMSRQVFDIVYRIRTKSGDIRWMVDRGRCIYSPSGEPLFLEGIISDVTSQKEAEEKILWAAHHDHLTRLPNRALFQIRLSKALELSAGRNRKLGLVILDVDHLKEINDTLGHDAGDAVLQAVANRLCAAVRPIDTVARNGGDEFAIIFPEIESEQDIRTLIAPIQEQLQKPLPFSGRTLDCRASIGASIWPDHAKESADLLKQADIALYTAKATGRDKVMVFEPSMRTEAQQKAEMRNNARGAIDTRSIEPFYQPKVHLSSGELAGFEALLRWRNPRAGIELPASIQAAFDDPHLAVALSKQMHDMVFDDMRRWLQSGIPFGHVAINASAAEFRGMDFAERILERLRSGNIPNHCLEIEVTETVFLGRGAEFIEKTLRTLSAEGVKIALDDFGTGYASLSHLKQFPVDIIKIDRSFVHDLASNPDDPAILQAVVSLGKSLGITTVAEGVETAVQAAFLRSQGCDLGQGFLFGMASPSKLIPDLVAGWNAGEFNLAALDDYVLKDRKQRP, encoded by the coding sequence ATGACGACCGATTGCGTCTTCTTTCTCGACCGCAACTGGCGCTTCACGTTCTGCAATGCCCGCGCCGCGACGGAACTGGCGGCGAACGCCGATATCCTCGGCGCCTGCATCTGGGACAGATTCCCCCAACTCGTCGGCACGATCTTCGAGGACAACTATCGCCGCGCCGTGGCCGAACGCTCGACGCGGATCTTCGAAGCCTATTTCGAGGCGTTGTCCTCCTGGTACGAGGTTCACGCCACGCCTGTGGGGGACGATCTGATGGTCATCTTCCGCAACATCAACGATCGGCGCGCCGTGGCCGAGGCCTTCCAGGAGAGGGAGCAGCAACTCGCCACCGTCTTCGGCCAGACCATGGTGGGCATCCTGCACCGGGACCTGAACGAGCGGGTGCTGATGGTCAATCAGCGCTTCTGCGACATGGTGGGCCGCAGCGGGGAGGAACTGGACGGCCTCCCGATGAGCGCCTTCACGCATCCGGACGATGTCGCGTCGAACGCGGCCCAATTCCGGAAGCACCTCGAGAGCGCCACGCCCTTCCAGGTCGAAAAGCGCTATATGCGCCCCGACGGCACTGCGGTCTGGTGCGCGGTCAACGTGTCCTTCGTCCGCGACGACGCGGGAAAACCCGTTTCTTCCATTGCGGTCGCCGAAGACATCCACGCCCGCAAGACGGCGGAGGAGAAGGCGCACGAAAGCCAGCGTCAGCTGGCGAGCTTTATCGATAACCTGCCGGGGATCGTCTATCAGGGCGACATCGCCGCGCCGTGGCGCTTCACCTTGATCAGCGAAGGCGCCGAGACCCTGACCGAGTATACCGCGAGCGAATTCCTACAGGGAAAAGTCAGATGGGGAGAGATCGTCCATCCCGACGATCTCCAAACGGTCGAGGATGCGGTTCTCGCCAGCATCATGAGCCGGCAGGTCTTCGACATCGTCTACCGCATCAGGACCAAGTCGGGCGACATCCGCTGGATGGTCGATCGTGGCCGATGCATCTACAGCCCATCGGGAGAACCCCTATTCCTGGAAGGGATCATCAGCGACGTCACGAGCCAGAAGGAGGCCGAGGAGAAGATCCTCTGGGCGGCCCACCATGATCACCTGACGCGCCTGCCCAACCGCGCCCTTTTCCAGATCAGGCTGAGCAAGGCTCTCGAGCTGTCCGCCGGCCGCAACCGCAAGCTCGGTCTGGTGATCCTCGACGTGGATCATCTGAAGGAAATCAACGACACTCTCGGCCATGACGCGGGAGACGCCGTTCTGCAGGCGGTCGCCAACCGCCTCTGCGCCGCCGTGCGTCCCATCGACACCGTCGCCCGCAACGGCGGCGACGAGTTCGCCATCATCTTTCCCGAGATCGAGAGCGAGCAGGATATCAGGACCCTCATCGCGCCCATCCAGGAACAGTTGCAAAAGCCCCTTCCCTTTTCCGGGCGCACGCTCGATTGCCGCGCCAGCATCGGTGCCAGCATCTGGCCGGATCACGCCAAGGAATCCGCCGATCTTCTGAAGCAGGCGGATATTGCACTCTACACCGCCAAGGCCACAGGACGGGACAAGGTCATGGTCTTCGAACCCTCCATGCGCACCGAGGCGCAGCAGAAAGCCGAGATGCGCAACAACGCGCGCGGAGCCATCGATACGCGCAGTATCGAGCCGTTCTATCAGCCGAAGGTGCATCTGAGCTCCGGCGAGCTCGCGGGCTTCGAGGCCCTCCTCCGTTGGCGCAATCCGCGCGCCGGCATCGAACTGCCCGCAAGCATCCAGGCCGCCTTCGACGACCCCCATCTTGCCGTCGCGCTGAGCAAGCAGATGCACGACATGGTCTTCGACGACATGCGCCGCTGGCTGCAATCAGGCATTCCGTTCGGCCATGTCGCCATCAACGCATCCGCTGCCGAGTTCAGGGGCATGGATTTCGCCGAACGGATTCTCGAGCGCCTGCGGAGCGGAAATATTCCGAACCACTGCCTCGAGATCGAGGTGACCGAGACGGTCTTTCTCGGGCGAGGCGCGGAATTCATCGAAAAGACCCTGCGGACTCTCAGCGCCGAGGGTGTGAAGATCGCGCTCGACGATTTCGGAACGGGCTATGCCTCGCTCTCGCACCTCAAGCAGTTCCCGGTGGACATCATCAAGATCGACCGCTCCTTCGTGCACGATCTGGCCAGCAACCCCGATGATCCGGCCATTCTTCAGGCCGTCGTCAGTCTGGGCAAGAGCCTCGGGATCACGACTGTCGCGGAAGGCGTCGAAACGGCCGTTCAGGCCGCCTTTCTGCGCAGCCAGGGCTGCGATCTCGGCCAGGGATTTCTCTTCGGCATGGCAAGCCCCAGCAAGCTCATCCCCGACCTGGTGGCCGGCTGGAATGCGGGTGAGTTCAACCTTGCCGCATTGGACGATTATGTCCTGAAGGACAGGAAGCAGAGGCCCTAG
- a CDS encoding calcium-binding protein, with protein sequence MSDLSPQNWIVFGESFPREDPGLLVIDDNANGRVDGAVELFGSATQDGFAVLETLDGNRDGVIDAQDAAFAKLRVWRDLNRNGALDEGELQTLAQAGIAAISLARTDLPGTNQGHTVGYGSTFTRTDGSTGAAQTIYFQTDRQDTQDNTPPFTPAEGVDALPLLPGSGNIHSIAYALTFDAAFRAAWTQLTDEAAGLDPSVLHARFEALLLRWAGVDGVNPYSRGELVDARHLAFVEAFFGDSYREIVRGEEARTYPSRASTAGAVEASFQQIVSVLETLFLAQTARSLLVRGGDIGGALESPFFFYALLQFSDAEGNPAPASPENVQMVVSLIAQFAPTAPGAATSYLTKALLGLEGMVSIAFDGDRSAYAEAAGPGLDSIADPVLHRIAEQIVDGRARLGSTAAEGIRGTSGDDVFIAGGGGDFIDGREGSDIVVYNKRDGNLWIRDDEGSAAERDKLVLTDLNASEVDLTRVGDNLLIKVIATGKTITVEDFFWHYADKAYGTDSIRFRDGTEWDRAAIQEHAVYRGDSGRNTIIDSALDDVVRGGRGDDFVKIGQGSDTVIYGRGDGSDVIDHSSSSSTERDQLILADLNPDDVVFSRVGDDILITIKETGEFIRDQKFFFNSSTVTGWRQYSYGFESVQFADGTVWERDRIQSAAWLRGDANANTLSGSGLSETFVGGQGDDVMVGSHGSDTYFWKTGDGDDRIGDFSNNATDTDTLVLQDVQSDEVSLAYQGGNVLLTIEATGEVLQLDDLVLGVDNLVTDWNQYRYGIDVIKFADGVTWDRQRIYQQIGADFIGKKTYYRYVFVETVLVNAYWYDEFGHIGDISEVFENGPNDRFNGGSGNDVMNGTVGHDVLSGYGGNDIIAGYGGHDVLYGHDGSDTIFGGDGYDFLRGDEHNDFLDGGDGSDRLDGGNGDDELRGGDGKDYLSGSYGNDTIIGGRGDDVIASFDNGGTATGSDTFVYALGDGNDSILDETFADHHAGQSDILLLGDLNALDLRFSHSGADLLIHVSSTGETIRIVDQFHQMPNAAGRGLELIRFANGEEWNRQRINQEAWYRGTAGKDTIGSSSSDDNTISGGLGDDYIVSDRGGGFETGSDTFLYARGDGNDVIVDTTQSALGLNENDTLLLSDLDASDLEFSRSGADLLISVLNTGETIRIVDQFSEAWNAAGRGIEVIRFADGEEWARQRIYQEAWYRGTDGRDIIISNGVGDNTFLGGLGNDTITSGSGAGSATGSDTYIYARGDGNDVIGDTTQSLYHANESDLLLLRNLNRTDLQFLRSGNDLLINIPSTGQAVRVVDQFSESANAPGRGIEVIRFADGDEWSRQTIYGAATAGSGFIVGSRFLNDPLIGGDGQQNIYGEAGDDTLDGRAGSDLLYGGLGNDILLISQSAAGEIDTLDGGAGIDTVSFASFSAAVWVDLVTTGSEARTRDRADLGAGTWRGIAEISTVENITGTAFADQLFGDAGANVLIGNAGADALDGRSGNDTLNGGAGNDSLTGGLNSDTFVFDVDFGVDVITDFKAGANTDDVIQFSTAVFSDYAAVLAASSQSGSNVVITAGTGNTITLKDVQRANLHADDFQFA encoded by the coding sequence GTGAGTGATCTGAGCCCGCAAAACTGGATCGTTTTTGGCGAGAGCTTTCCGCGCGAGGATCCCGGGCTGCTCGTCATCGACGACAACGCCAATGGCCGTGTCGATGGCGCGGTCGAGCTGTTCGGCTCGGCCACCCAGGACGGCTTCGCGGTGCTGGAGACCCTCGACGGCAACCGCGACGGCGTCATCGACGCGCAGGATGCGGCCTTCGCCAAGCTGCGGGTGTGGCGCGATCTCAACCGGAACGGGGCGTTGGATGAAGGCGAGCTGCAGACGCTGGCGCAGGCCGGCATCGCGGCGATCTCGCTCGCCCGCACGGATCTGCCCGGCACCAACCAGGGCCACACCGTCGGCTACGGCTCGACCTTCACCCGCACGGACGGCTCGACCGGGGCGGCGCAGACGATCTATTTCCAGACCGACCGGCAGGACACGCAGGACAACACCCCGCCGTTCACGCCCGCCGAGGGCGTCGATGCCTTGCCGCTCCTGCCCGGCTCGGGAAACATCCACAGCATCGCCTACGCGCTGACCTTCGATGCGGCCTTCAGGGCCGCGTGGACGCAACTGACGGATGAGGCGGCCGGTCTCGATCCGAGCGTCCTGCATGCCCGGTTCGAGGCGCTGCTCCTGCGATGGGCGGGCGTGGACGGGGTCAATCCCTACAGCCGCGGCGAGCTGGTGGATGCCCGCCATCTCGCCTTCGTGGAGGCGTTCTTCGGGGACAGCTATCGCGAGATCGTCCGGGGCGAAGAGGCGCGGACCTATCCCAGCCGGGCCTCGACAGCCGGGGCCGTCGAGGCGAGTTTTCAGCAGATCGTCAGCGTCCTCGAGACCCTGTTCCTGGCGCAAACCGCCAGGAGCCTGCTGGTGCGGGGAGGGGATATCGGAGGGGCTCTCGAGAGCCCCTTTTTCTTTTATGCGCTCTTGCAGTTCAGCGACGCGGAGGGAAATCCCGCTCCCGCAAGCCCCGAGAACGTGCAGATGGTGGTGAGCCTCATCGCGCAATTCGCGCCGACGGCTCCCGGCGCCGCGACAAGCTATCTGACGAAAGCGCTCCTCGGGCTCGAAGGCATGGTTTCCATCGCCTTCGATGGGGACAGGTCCGCCTACGCCGAAGCGGCAGGCCCAGGTCTGGACAGCATCGCCGATCCAGTGCTGCATCGCATCGCCGAGCAGATTGTGGACGGTCGAGCGCGGCTCGGATCGACCGCGGCGGAAGGAATCCGCGGCACGAGCGGGGACGACGTCTTCATCGCCGGCGGCGGAGGCGACTTCATCGATGGCCGCGAGGGCAGTGACATCGTCGTCTACAACAAGCGCGACGGCAATCTGTGGATCCGCGACGACGAGGGATCCGCCGCCGAGAGGGACAAGCTCGTCCTGACCGACCTGAACGCATCGGAAGTCGATCTGACCCGGGTCGGCGACAATCTTTTGATCAAGGTGATCGCGACCGGAAAGACGATCACCGTCGAGGATTTCTTCTGGCACTACGCGGACAAGGCTTACGGGACAGATAGCATCCGGTTCCGCGACGGCACGGAGTGGGATCGCGCCGCGATCCAGGAGCACGCGGTCTATCGCGGCGATTCCGGCCGCAACACGATCATCGATTCCGCGCTCGACGACGTGGTGCGCGGTGGCCGGGGCGACGACTTCGTCAAGATCGGACAAGGCTCCGACACGGTGATCTATGGCCGCGGCGACGGCAGCGACGTGATCGATCACAGCTCTTCGTCCTCAACGGAGCGCGATCAGCTCATCCTCGCCGACCTCAACCCGGATGACGTCGTATTCTCGCGCGTGGGGGATGATATCCTCATCACGATCAAGGAGACGGGAGAGTTCATTCGGGATCAGAAATTCTTCTTCAATTCGAGCACGGTCACGGGCTGGCGGCAGTACAGCTACGGTTTCGAGAGCGTGCAGTTCGCGGACGGCACGGTCTGGGAGCGGGACCGGATCCAGAGCGCGGCATGGCTGCGGGGAGACGCCAACGCCAACACCCTCTCCGGCTCCGGCTTGAGCGAGACGTTCGTCGGCGGGCAGGGCGACGATGTGATGGTGGGTTCGCATGGGAGCGATACCTATTTCTGGAAGACGGGCGATGGTGACGATCGCATCGGCGATTTCAGCAACAATGCGACCGATACCGATACCCTCGTGCTTCAGGACGTTCAATCCGACGAGGTCAGCCTGGCCTATCAGGGCGGGAACGTTCTCCTGACCATCGAGGCGACCGGAGAAGTCCTCCAGCTCGACGATTTGGTGCTGGGAGTCGACAATCTGGTGACGGATTGGAACCAGTATCGGTATGGCATCGACGTCATCAAATTCGCCGACGGCGTGACCTGGGACCGGCAGAGGATCTATCAGCAGATCGGGGCGGACTTCATCGGAAAGAAGACTTACTACCGCTACGTGTTTGTTGAGACCGTTCTTGTCAACGCCTACTGGTATGACGAGTTCGGCCATATCGGCGATATCTCCGAAGTGTTCGAGAACGGGCCAAACGACAGGTTCAATGGCGGCTCCGGCAACGATGTGATGAACGGAACCGTTGGGCATGATGTGCTCAGCGGCTACGGAGGAAACGACATCATTGCCGGCTACGGCGGCCACGATGTTCTGTACGGCCATGATGGCAGCGATACGATCTTCGGCGGGGACGGCTACGACTTTCTCCGGGGCGACGAGCACAACGATTTTCTCGATGGGGGCGATGGCTCCGACCGGCTCGATGGAGGCAATGGCGACGACGAACTCCGCGGCGGCGACGGCAAGGATTATCTGAGCGGCAGCTACGGAAACGACACGATCATCGGCGGCCGTGGCGATGATGTCATTGCCTCGTTCGACAACGGCGGCACGGCAACCGGCAGCGATACCTTCGTTTACGCTCTGGGCGATGGCAATGACAGCATTCTGGACGAGACCTTTGCCGATCATCATGCCGGCCAAAGCGATATCCTGCTCCTGGGCGATCTCAATGCCTTGGATCTAAGGTTCTCGCACAGCGGGGCAGACCTCCTGATCCACGTGTCGAGCACGGGGGAAACGATCCGGATCGTGGATCAATTCCATCAGATGCCCAATGCGGCGGGCAGAGGCCTGGAACTCATTCGCTTCGCAAACGGGGAGGAATGGAACCGCCAGCGGATCAACCAGGAGGCTTGGTACCGTGGCACGGCTGGGAAGGACACCATCGGCAGCTCCTCCAGCGATGACAATACGATCTCCGGCGGATTGGGCGACGATTACATCGTGTCGGATAGAGGCGGGGGCTTTGAGACCGGGAGTGACACGTTCCTCTATGCGAGGGGCGACGGCAACGATGTGATTGTCGATACGACGCAATCCGCTTTGGGCCTGAATGAGAACGACACACTGCTGCTGTCCGACCTCGATGCCTCGGATCTGGAGTTTTCTCGCAGTGGAGCCGATCTTCTCATCAGCGTCTTGAACACAGGCGAAACGATCCGGATCGTGGACCAGTTCTCAGAAGCCTGGAATGCGGCAGGCCGCGGAATTGAGGTCATCCGCTTCGCCGATGGGGAGGAATGGGCGCGTCAGCGGATTTACCAGGAAGCATGGTACCGCGGTACGGACGGCAGGGATATCATCATCAGCAACGGTGTCGGCGACAATACCTTCCTCGGCGGTCTCGGCAACGACACGATCACATCCGGCTCCGGCGCTGGCTCCGCAACCGGGAGCGATACATACATTTATGCGAGGGGTGACGGGAACGATGTGATCGGTGACACGACACAGTCCCTTTATCACGCCAATGAGAGTGACCTCCTCCTGCTTCGCAACCTCAATCGAACGGATCTGCAGTTCCTCCGCAGCGGGAACGATCTTCTGATCAATATCCCGAGTACCGGCCAGGCGGTTCGTGTCGTGGACCAGTTCTCCGAATCCGCCAATGCGCCGGGCCGCGGAATCGAGGTCATTCGCTTCGCGGATGGGGACGAGTGGAGCCGCCAGACGATCTACGGGGCCGCGACGGCCGGCAGCGGGTTTATCGTCGGGTCGAGGTTTCTCAATGACCCATTGATTGGCGGTGACGGCCAGCAGAACATCTACGGCGAGGCGGGTGATGACACGCTCGACGGCAGAGCAGGCAGCGACCTGCTTTACGGTGGTCTTGGCAACGATATACTTCTGATCAGTCAGAGCGCGGCAGGCGAGATCGACACCCTTGACGGTGGTGCGGGGATCGACACTGTGAGCTTTGCCAGCTTCTCGGCCGCGGTATGGGTTGATCTCGTCACGACCGGCTCCGAAGCCCGTACGAGAGATCGCGCCGATCTGGGGGCCGGTACTTGGCGCGGCATTGCCGAAATCAGCACGGTCGAGAACATTACCGGCACCGCCTTCGCGGACCAGCTCTTCGGCGATGCAGGCGCAAACGTGCTGATTGGCAACGCCGGAGCGGATGCACTGGATGGACGCTCAGGGAACGACACCCTCAACGGCGGTGCAGGGAACGACTCTCTGACGGGCGGACTGAACTCGGATACATTCGTCTTCGATGTCGATTTTGGGGTCGATGTGATCACCGATTTCAAGGCCGGCGCGAATACAGACGACGTCATCCAGTTCTCGACGGCCGTGTTCTCCGATTATGCAGCCGTGCTCGCAGCCTCTAGCCAGTCAGGCAGCAATGTCGTGATCACGGCCGGCACCGGTAATACGATCACCCTGAAGGACGTCCAGCGCGCGAACCTCCACGCCGATGATTTTCAATTTGCTTAA
- a CDS encoding response regulator transcription factor, protein MHIVVDERQSITAGYVASFGQEGVPALGFPSREFSRWLEASARSALDKVQGFLLGECEGRAVMAAMIRHRSQAPVIALCEARSLEQTLDLFSAQFDDVVRQPIHVREILARSEAIWRRVNDGQATATGQARLKVYFDGRDPEIDGISLSLPRRERDILAHLVRHRGRWLSKAQIFHTIYDASDELETSVVEGHVSKLRKKLRKGLGYDPIQAQRHAGYSFLG, encoded by the coding sequence ATGCATATTGTTGTCGATGAACGGCAGTCGATCACTGCCGGATACGTCGCGAGCTTTGGTCAGGAAGGCGTCCCGGCATTGGGATTTCCCTCCCGAGAGTTTTCCAGATGGCTTGAAGCGAGCGCCCGCAGTGCCTTGGACAAGGTCCAGGGCTTTCTGCTCGGCGAGTGCGAGGGCCGCGCCGTCATGGCGGCCATGATCCGCCACCGATCCCAGGCACCCGTCATCGCATTGTGCGAGGCCCGCTCCCTGGAGCAGACCCTCGACCTGTTCTCAGCCCAATTCGACGACGTGGTGCGCCAGCCCATACATGTCCGCGAGATCCTGGCTCGCTCGGAAGCCATCTGGCGTCGCGTCAATGATGGCCAGGCGACGGCGACCGGACAGGCGCGTCTCAAGGTCTACTTCGACGGGCGAGACCCCGAGATCGACGGCATCAGCCTGTCCCTGCCGCGCCGGGAGCGGGACATCCTGGCGCACCTGGTGCGGCATCGCGGCCGCTGGCTCAGCAAAGCGCAGATATTCCACACGATCTACGATGCCTCAGATGAACTGGAGACGAGTGTGGTCGAAGGGCACGTCAGCAAGTTGCGCAAGAAGCTGCGCAAGGGCCTTGGCTACGATCCGATCCAGGCACAGCGGCACGCCGGATACAGCTTCCTTGGCTGA